The Rhinopithecus roxellana isolate Shanxi Qingling chromosome 13, ASM756505v1, whole genome shotgun sequence genome contains a region encoding:
- the ADAM33 gene encoding disintegrin and metalloproteinase domain-containing protein 33 isoform X10, producing the protein MGRGSAAIQPGRSRSCEPQPRGREAHSYGLETRESSGVPVPAAATAAAALASAGRRGASSFQFCWGPQNHQVTAPVGPSLPSGQKRALGIGHLDLVLKPDMGLVALEAEGQELLLELEKNHRLLAPGYIETHYGPDGRPVVLAPNHKDRREARRTWRYLELYIVADHTLFLTQQRNLNHTKQRLLEVANYVDQLLRTLDIQVVLTGLEVWTERDLSRVTQDANATLWAFLQWRRRLWAQRPHDSAQLLTGRAFQGATVGLAPVEGMCRAESSGGVSTDHSELPIGAAATMAHEIGHSLGLSHDLDGCCVEAAAESGGCVMAAATGRHPFPRVFSPCSRRQLRAFFRKGGGACLSNAPDPGLPVLPARCGNGFVEAGEECDCGSGQECRDLCCFAHNCSLRPGAQCAHGDCCMHCLLKPAGALCRQAMGDCDLPEFCTGISSHCPPDVYLLDGSPCARGSGYCWDGACPTLEQQCQQLWGPGSHPAPEACFQVVNSAGDAHGNCGQDSKGHFLPCAGRDALCGKLQCQGGKPSLLIQHMVPVDSTVHLDGHEVTCRGALALPGAQLDLLGLGMVEPGTQCGPRMVCQSRRCENTAFQELHRCLTACHSHGVCNSNHNCHCAPGWAPPFCDNPGFGGSTDSGPVQPENRDTFLLAMLLSVLLPLLPGAGLAWCCYRLPGAHLQRCSWGCRRDPACSGPKDGPHRDHPLGGVHPMELGPTATGQPWALGPENSHEPSSHPEKPVARSPA; encoded by the exons ATGGGACGTGGGTCGGCCGCGATCCAGCCCGGGCGGAGCCGCAGCTGCGAGCCACAGCCTAGAGGCCGAGAAGCTCACAGCTATGGGCTGGAGACCCGGGAGAGCTCGGGGGTCCCCGttcctgctgctgctactgctgctgctgctctggccAGTGCCGGGCGCCGGGGTGCTTCAAG CTTCCAGTTTTGCTGGGGTCCCCAGAACCACCAAGTCACTGCTCCTGTAGGCCCCTCCCTGCCGAGTGGGCAGAAGAGGGCACTGGGGATTGGACATCTAGATCTC GTCTTGAAGCCAGACATGGGGTTGGTGGCCCTGGAGGCTGAAGGCCAGGAGCTCCTGCTTGAGCTGGAGAAGAACCA CAGGCTGCTGGCCCCAGGATACATAGAAACCCACTACGGCCCAGATGGGCGGCCAGTGGTACTGGCCCCCAATCACAAG GACAGGCGAGAAGCGCGCAGGACCTGGAGGTACCTGGAACTGTACATTGTGGCAGACCACACCCTG TTCTTGACCCAGCAGCGAAACTTGAACCACACCAAACAGCGTCTCCTGGAAGTCGCCAACTACGTGGACCAG CTTCTCAGGACTCTGGACATTCAGGTGGTGCTGACCGGTCTGGAAGTGTGGACCGAGCGGGACCTCAGCCGCGTCACGCAGGACGCCAACGCCACGCTCTGGGCCTTCCTGCAGTGGCGCCGGAGGCTGTGGGCGCAGCGGCCCCACGACTCCGCGCAGCTGCTCAC GGGCCGCGCCTTCCAGGGCGCCACAGTGGGCCTGGCGCCCGTCGAGGGCATGTGCCGCGCTGAGAGCTCGGGAGGCGTGAGCACG GACCACTCGGAGCTCCCCATTGGCGCCGCAGCCACCATGGCCCATGAGATCGGCCACAGCCTCGGCCTCAGCCACGACCTCGACGGCTGCTGCGTGGAGGCTGCGGCGGAGTCCGGAGGCTGCGTCATGGCTGCGGCCACCGG TAGGCACCCGTTCCCGCGCGTGTTCAGCCCCTGCAGCCGCCGCCAGCTGCGCGCCTTCTTCCGCAAGGGGGGCGGCGCGTGCCTCTCTAATGCCCCGGACCCCGGACTCCCCGTGCTGCCCGCGCGCTGCGGGAACGGCTTCGTGGAGGCGGGCGAGGAGTGTGACTGCGGCTCTGGCCAG GAGTGCCGCGACCTCTGCTGCTTTGCTCACAACTGCTCGCTGCGCCCGGGGGCCCAGTGCGCCCACGGGGACTGCTGCATGCACTGCCTG CTGAAGCCGGCTGGAGCGCTGTGCCGCCAGGCCATGGGCGACTGTGACCTCCCTGAGTTCTGCACGGGCATCTCCTCCCACTGTCCCCCAGACGTTTACCTACTGGACGGCTCACCCTGCGCCAGGGGCAGTGGCTACTGCTGGGATGGCGCATGTCCCACGCTGGAGCAGCAGTGCCAGCAGCTCTGGGGGCCTG GCTCCCATCCAGCCCCCGAGGCCTGTTTCCAGGTGGTGAACTCTGCGGGAGATGCCCATGGGAACTGCGGCCAGGACAGCAAGGGCCACTTCCTGCCCTGCGCAGGGAG GGATGCCCTGTGTGGGAAGCTACAGTGCCAGGGCGGAAAGCCCAGCCTGCTCATACAGCACATGGTGCCAGTGGATTCCACCGTTCACCTAGATGGCCATGAAGTGACCTGTCGGGGAGCACTGGCACTCCCTGGTGCCCAGCTGGACCTGCTTGGCCTGGGCATGGTAGAACCAGGCACCCAGTGTGGACCTAGAATG GTGTGCCAGAGTAGGCGCTGCGAGAACACCGCCTTCCAGGAGCTGCATCGCTGCCTGACTGCCTGCCACAGCCATGGG GTTTGCAATAGCAACCATAactgccactgtgctccaggctgggctCCACCCTTCTGTGACAACCCAGGCTTTGGTGGCAGCACGGACAGCGGCCCTGTGCAGCCTGAAA ACCGTGACACCTTCCTGCTGGCCATGCTCCTCAGCGTCCTGCTGCCTCTGCTCCCAGGGGCTGGCCTGGCCTGGTGTTGCTACCGACTCCCAGGAGCCCATCTGCAGCGAtgcagctggggctgcaggaggGACCCTGCGTGCAGTGG GCCCAAGGATGGCCCACACAGGGACCACCCCCTGGGCGGCGTTCACCCCATGGAGTTGGGCCCCACAGCCACTGGACAGCCCTGGGCCCTGG GCCCCGAGAACTCTCATGAGCCCAGCAGCCACCCTGAGAAGCCTGTGGCCCGCAGTCCCGCCTGA
- the ADAM33 gene encoding disintegrin and metalloproteinase domain-containing protein 33 isoform X3 — MGRGSAAIQPGRSRSCEPQPRGREAHSYGLETRESSGVPVPAAATAAAALASAGRRGASSFQFCWGPQNHQVTAPVGPSLPSGQKRALGIGHLDLVLKPDMGLVALEAEGQELLLELEKNQLLAPGYIETHYGPDGRPVVLAPNHKWPDHPQQQCQLLSATLATPGLQGLLNPQDLPDGAAAHLERSLWPQRSWGQSGHGQPSWGSPEQGQARSAQDLEVPGTVHCGRPHPVLDPAAKLEPHQTASPGSRQLRGPASQDSGHSGGADRSGSVDRAGPQPRHAGRQRHALGLPAVAPEAVGAAAPRLRAAAHVGASDPDSGPGRGGLTSRPCPVTPRSAPRGRAFQGATVGLAPVEGMCRAESSGGVSTDHSELPIGAAATMAHEIGHSLGLSHDLDGCCVEAAAESGGCVMAAATGRHPFPRVFSPCSRRQLRAFFRKGGGACLSNAPDPGLPVLPARCGNGFVEAGEECDCGSGQECRDLCCFAHNCSLRPGAQCAHGDCCMHCLLKPAGALCRQAMGDCDLPEFCTGISSHCPPDVYLLDGSPCARGSGYCWDGACPTLEQQCQQLWGPGSHPAPEACFQVVNSAGDAHGNCGQDSKGHFLPCAGRDALCGKLQCQGGKPSLLIQHMVPVDSTVHLDGHEVTCRGALALPGAQLDLLGLGMVEPGTQCGPRMVCQSRRCENTAFQELHRCLTACHSHGVCNSNHNCHCAPGWAPPFCDNPGFGGSTDSGPVQPENRDTFLLAMLLSVLLPLLPGAGLAWCCYRLPGAHLQRCSWGCRRDPACSGPKDGPHRDHPLGGVHPMELGPTATGQPWALGPENSHEPSSHPEKPVARSPA; from the exons ATGGGACGTGGGTCGGCCGCGATCCAGCCCGGGCGGAGCCGCAGCTGCGAGCCACAGCCTAGAGGCCGAGAAGCTCACAGCTATGGGCTGGAGACCCGGGAGAGCTCGGGGGTCCCCGttcctgctgctgctactgctgctgctgctctggccAGTGCCGGGCGCCGGGGTGCTTCAAG CTTCCAGTTTTGCTGGGGTCCCCAGAACCACCAAGTCACTGCTCCTGTAGGCCCCTCCCTGCCGAGTGGGCAGAAGAGGGCACTGGGGATTGGACATCTAGATCTC GTCTTGAAGCCAGACATGGGGTTGGTGGCCCTGGAGGCTGAAGGCCAGGAGCTCCTGCTTGAGCTGGAGAAGAACCA GCTGCTGGCCCCAGGATACATAGAAACCCACTACGGCCCAGATGGGCGGCCAGTGGTACTGGCCCCCAATCACAAG TGGCCTGATCACCCTCAGCAGCAATGCCAGCTATTATCTGCGACCCTGGCCACCCCGGGGCTCCAAGGACTTCTCAACCCACAAGATCTTCCGGATGGAGCAGCTGCTCACCTGGAAAGGAGCCTGTGGCCACAGAGATCCTGGGGACAAAGCGGGCATGGCCAGCCTTCCTGGGGCTCCCCAGAGCAGG GACAGGCGAGAAGCGCGCAGGACCTGGAGGTACCTGGAACTGTACATTGTGGCAGACCACACCCTG TTCTTGACCCAGCAGCGAAACTTGAACCACACCAAACAGCGTCTCCTGGAAGTCGCCAACTACGTGGACCAG CTTCTCAGGACTCTGGACATTCAGGTGGTGCTGACCGGTCTGGAAGTGTGGACCGAGCGGGACCTCAGCCGCGTCACGCAGGACGCCAACGCCACGCTCTGGGCCTTCCTGCAGTGGCGCCGGAGGCTGTGGGCGCAGCGGCCCCACGACTCCGCGCAGCTGCTCACGTGGGTGCCTCTGACCCGGACTCGGGTCCTGGGCGGGGCGGCCTCACCTCCCGGCCCTGCCCGGTCACTCCGCGTTCCGCCCCCAGGGGCCGCGCCTTCCAGGGCGCCACAGTGGGCCTGGCGCCCGTCGAGGGCATGTGCCGCGCTGAGAGCTCGGGAGGCGTGAGCACG GACCACTCGGAGCTCCCCATTGGCGCCGCAGCCACCATGGCCCATGAGATCGGCCACAGCCTCGGCCTCAGCCACGACCTCGACGGCTGCTGCGTGGAGGCTGCGGCGGAGTCCGGAGGCTGCGTCATGGCTGCGGCCACCGG TAGGCACCCGTTCCCGCGCGTGTTCAGCCCCTGCAGCCGCCGCCAGCTGCGCGCCTTCTTCCGCAAGGGGGGCGGCGCGTGCCTCTCTAATGCCCCGGACCCCGGACTCCCCGTGCTGCCCGCGCGCTGCGGGAACGGCTTCGTGGAGGCGGGCGAGGAGTGTGACTGCGGCTCTGGCCAG GAGTGCCGCGACCTCTGCTGCTTTGCTCACAACTGCTCGCTGCGCCCGGGGGCCCAGTGCGCCCACGGGGACTGCTGCATGCACTGCCTG CTGAAGCCGGCTGGAGCGCTGTGCCGCCAGGCCATGGGCGACTGTGACCTCCCTGAGTTCTGCACGGGCATCTCCTCCCACTGTCCCCCAGACGTTTACCTACTGGACGGCTCACCCTGCGCCAGGGGCAGTGGCTACTGCTGGGATGGCGCATGTCCCACGCTGGAGCAGCAGTGCCAGCAGCTCTGGGGGCCTG GCTCCCATCCAGCCCCCGAGGCCTGTTTCCAGGTGGTGAACTCTGCGGGAGATGCCCATGGGAACTGCGGCCAGGACAGCAAGGGCCACTTCCTGCCCTGCGCAGGGAG GGATGCCCTGTGTGGGAAGCTACAGTGCCAGGGCGGAAAGCCCAGCCTGCTCATACAGCACATGGTGCCAGTGGATTCCACCGTTCACCTAGATGGCCATGAAGTGACCTGTCGGGGAGCACTGGCACTCCCTGGTGCCCAGCTGGACCTGCTTGGCCTGGGCATGGTAGAACCAGGCACCCAGTGTGGACCTAGAATG GTGTGCCAGAGTAGGCGCTGCGAGAACACCGCCTTCCAGGAGCTGCATCGCTGCCTGACTGCCTGCCACAGCCATGGG GTTTGCAATAGCAACCATAactgccactgtgctccaggctgggctCCACCCTTCTGTGACAACCCAGGCTTTGGTGGCAGCACGGACAGCGGCCCTGTGCAGCCTGAAA ACCGTGACACCTTCCTGCTGGCCATGCTCCTCAGCGTCCTGCTGCCTCTGCTCCCAGGGGCTGGCCTGGCCTGGTGTTGCTACCGACTCCCAGGAGCCCATCTGCAGCGAtgcagctggggctgcaggaggGACCCTGCGTGCAGTGG GCCCAAGGATGGCCCACACAGGGACCACCCCCTGGGCGGCGTTCACCCCATGGAGTTGGGCCCCACAGCCACTGGACAGCCCTGGGCCCTGG GCCCCGAGAACTCTCATGAGCCCAGCAGCCACCCTGAGAAGCCTGTGGCCCGCAGTCCCGCCTGA
- the ADAM33 gene encoding disintegrin and metalloproteinase domain-containing protein 33 isoform X5 — protein sequence MGWRPGRARGSPFLLLLLLLLLWPVPGAGVLQGHIPGQPVTPHWVLDGRPWRAVCLEELVLKPDMGLVALEAEGQELLLELEKNHRLLAPGYIETHYGPDGRPVVLAPNHKWPDHPQQQCQLLSATLATPGLQGLLNPQDLPDGAAAHLERSLWPQRSWGQSGHGQPSWGSPEQGQARSAQDLEVPGTVHCGRPHPVLDPAAKLEPHQTASPGSRQLRGPASQDSGHSGGADRSGSVDRAGPQPRHAGRQRHALGLPAVAPEAVGAAAPRLRAAAHVGASDPDSGPGRGGLTSRPCPVTPRSAPRGRAFQGATVGLAPVEGMCRAESSGGVSTDHSELPIGAAATMAHEIGHSLGLSHDLDGCCVEAAAESGGCVMAAATGRHPFPRVFSPCSRRQLRAFFRKGGGACLSNAPDPGLPVLPARCGNGFVEAGEECDCGSGQECRDLCCFAHNCSLRPGAQCAHGDCCMHCLLKPAGALCRQAMGDCDLPEFCTGISSHCPPDVYLLDGSPCARGSGYCWDGACPTLEQQCQQLWGPGSHPAPEACFQVVNSAGDAHGNCGQDSKGHFLPCAGRDALCGKLQCQGGKPSLLIQHMVPVDSTVHLDGHEVTCRGALALPGAQLDLLGLGMVEPGTQCGPRMVCQSRRCENTAFQELHRCLTACHSHGVCNSNHNCHCAPGWAPPFCDNPGFGGSTDSGPVQPENRDTFLLAMLLSVLLPLLPGAGLAWCCYRLPGAHLQRCSWGCRRDPACSGPKDGPHRDHPLGGVHPMELGPTATGQPWALGPENSHEPSSHPEKPVARSPA from the exons ATGGGCTGGAGACCCGGGAGAGCTCGGGGGTCCCCGttcctgctgctgctactgctgctgctgctctggccAGTGCCGGGCGCCGGGGTGCTTCAAG GACATATCCCTGGGCAGCCAGTCACCCCCCACTGGGTCCTGGATGGACGACCCTGGCGCGCCGTCTGCCTGGAGGAGCTG GTCTTGAAGCCAGACATGGGGTTGGTGGCCCTGGAGGCTGAAGGCCAGGAGCTCCTGCTTGAGCTGGAGAAGAACCA CAGGCTGCTGGCCCCAGGATACATAGAAACCCACTACGGCCCAGATGGGCGGCCAGTGGTACTGGCCCCCAATCACAAG TGGCCTGATCACCCTCAGCAGCAATGCCAGCTATTATCTGCGACCCTGGCCACCCCGGGGCTCCAAGGACTTCTCAACCCACAAGATCTTCCGGATGGAGCAGCTGCTCACCTGGAAAGGAGCCTGTGGCCACAGAGATCCTGGGGACAAAGCGGGCATGGCCAGCCTTCCTGGGGCTCCCCAGAGCAGG GACAGGCGAGAAGCGCGCAGGACCTGGAGGTACCTGGAACTGTACATTGTGGCAGACCACACCCTG TTCTTGACCCAGCAGCGAAACTTGAACCACACCAAACAGCGTCTCCTGGAAGTCGCCAACTACGTGGACCAG CTTCTCAGGACTCTGGACATTCAGGTGGTGCTGACCGGTCTGGAAGTGTGGACCGAGCGGGACCTCAGCCGCGTCACGCAGGACGCCAACGCCACGCTCTGGGCCTTCCTGCAGTGGCGCCGGAGGCTGTGGGCGCAGCGGCCCCACGACTCCGCGCAGCTGCTCACGTGGGTGCCTCTGACCCGGACTCGGGTCCTGGGCGGGGCGGCCTCACCTCCCGGCCCTGCCCGGTCACTCCGCGTTCCGCCCCCAGGGGCCGCGCCTTCCAGGGCGCCACAGTGGGCCTGGCGCCCGTCGAGGGCATGTGCCGCGCTGAGAGCTCGGGAGGCGTGAGCACG GACCACTCGGAGCTCCCCATTGGCGCCGCAGCCACCATGGCCCATGAGATCGGCCACAGCCTCGGCCTCAGCCACGACCTCGACGGCTGCTGCGTGGAGGCTGCGGCGGAGTCCGGAGGCTGCGTCATGGCTGCGGCCACCGG TAGGCACCCGTTCCCGCGCGTGTTCAGCCCCTGCAGCCGCCGCCAGCTGCGCGCCTTCTTCCGCAAGGGGGGCGGCGCGTGCCTCTCTAATGCCCCGGACCCCGGACTCCCCGTGCTGCCCGCGCGCTGCGGGAACGGCTTCGTGGAGGCGGGCGAGGAGTGTGACTGCGGCTCTGGCCAG GAGTGCCGCGACCTCTGCTGCTTTGCTCACAACTGCTCGCTGCGCCCGGGGGCCCAGTGCGCCCACGGGGACTGCTGCATGCACTGCCTG CTGAAGCCGGCTGGAGCGCTGTGCCGCCAGGCCATGGGCGACTGTGACCTCCCTGAGTTCTGCACGGGCATCTCCTCCCACTGTCCCCCAGACGTTTACCTACTGGACGGCTCACCCTGCGCCAGGGGCAGTGGCTACTGCTGGGATGGCGCATGTCCCACGCTGGAGCAGCAGTGCCAGCAGCTCTGGGGGCCTG GCTCCCATCCAGCCCCCGAGGCCTGTTTCCAGGTGGTGAACTCTGCGGGAGATGCCCATGGGAACTGCGGCCAGGACAGCAAGGGCCACTTCCTGCCCTGCGCAGGGAG GGATGCCCTGTGTGGGAAGCTACAGTGCCAGGGCGGAAAGCCCAGCCTGCTCATACAGCACATGGTGCCAGTGGATTCCACCGTTCACCTAGATGGCCATGAAGTGACCTGTCGGGGAGCACTGGCACTCCCTGGTGCCCAGCTGGACCTGCTTGGCCTGGGCATGGTAGAACCAGGCACCCAGTGTGGACCTAGAATG GTGTGCCAGAGTAGGCGCTGCGAGAACACCGCCTTCCAGGAGCTGCATCGCTGCCTGACTGCCTGCCACAGCCATGGG GTTTGCAATAGCAACCATAactgccactgtgctccaggctgggctCCACCCTTCTGTGACAACCCAGGCTTTGGTGGCAGCACGGACAGCGGCCCTGTGCAGCCTGAAA ACCGTGACACCTTCCTGCTGGCCATGCTCCTCAGCGTCCTGCTGCCTCTGCTCCCAGGGGCTGGCCTGGCCTGGTGTTGCTACCGACTCCCAGGAGCCCATCTGCAGCGAtgcagctggggctgcaggaggGACCCTGCGTGCAGTGG GCCCAAGGATGGCCCACACAGGGACCACCCCCTGGGCGGCGTTCACCCCATGGAGTTGGGCCCCACAGCCACTGGACAGCCCTGGGCCCTGG GCCCCGAGAACTCTCATGAGCCCAGCAGCCACCCTGAGAAGCCTGTGGCCCGCAGTCCCGCCTGA
- the ADAM33 gene encoding disintegrin and metalloproteinase domain-containing protein 33 isoform X8, whose translation MGWRPGRARGSPFLLLLLLLLLWPVPGAGVLQGHIPGQPVTPHWVLDGRPWRAVCLEELVLKPDMGLVALEAEGQELLLELEKNHRLLAPGYIETHYGPDGRPVVLAPNHKDHCYYHGRVRGFPNSWVVLCTCSGMSGLITLSSNASYYLRPWPPRGSKDFSTHKIFRMEQLLTWKGACGHRDPGDKAGMASLPGAPQSRDRREARRTWRYLELYIVADHTLFLTQQRNLNHTKQRLLEVANYVDQLLRTLDIQVVLTGLEVWTERDLSRVTQDANATLWAFLQWRRRLWAQRPHDSAQLLTGRAFQGATVGLAPVEGMCRAESSGGVSTDHSELPIGAAATMAHEIGHSLGLSHDLDGCCVEAAAESGGCVMAAATGHPFPRVFSPCSRRQLRAFFRKGGGACLSNAPDPGLPVLPARCGNGFVEAGEECDCGSGQECRDLCCFAHNCSLRPGAQCAHGDCCMHCLLKPAGALCRQAMGDCDLPEFCTGISSHCPPDVYLLDGSPCARGSGYCWDGACPTLEQQCQQLWGPGSHPAPEACFQVVNSAGDAHGNCGQDSKGHFLPCAGRDALCGKLQCQGGKPSLLIQHMVPVDSTVHLDGHEVTCRGALALPGAQLDLLGLGMVEPGTQCGPRMVCQSRRCENTAFQELHRCLTACHSHGVCNSNHNCHCAPGWAPPFCDNPGFGGSTDSGPVQPENRDTFLLAMLLSVLLPLLPGAGLAWCCYRLPGAHLQRCSWGCRRDPACSGPKDGPHRDHPLGGVHPMELGPTATGQPWALGPENSHEPSSHPEKPVARSPA comes from the exons ATGGGCTGGAGACCCGGGAGAGCTCGGGGGTCCCCGttcctgctgctgctactgctgctgctgctctggccAGTGCCGGGCGCCGGGGTGCTTCAAG GACATATCCCTGGGCAGCCAGTCACCCCCCACTGGGTCCTGGATGGACGACCCTGGCGCGCCGTCTGCCTGGAGGAGCTG GTCTTGAAGCCAGACATGGGGTTGGTGGCCCTGGAGGCTGAAGGCCAGGAGCTCCTGCTTGAGCTGGAGAAGAACCA CAGGCTGCTGGCCCCAGGATACATAGAAACCCACTACGGCCCAGATGGGCGGCCAGTGGTACTGGCCCCCAATCACAAG GATCATTGCTACTACCATGGGCGAGTAAGGGGCTTCCCCAACTCCTGGGTAGTCCTCTGCACCTGCTCTGGGATGAG TGGCCTGATCACCCTCAGCAGCAATGCCAGCTATTATCTGCGACCCTGGCCACCCCGGGGCTCCAAGGACTTCTCAACCCACAAGATCTTCCGGATGGAGCAGCTGCTCACCTGGAAAGGAGCCTGTGGCCACAGAGATCCTGGGGACAAAGCGGGCATGGCCAGCCTTCCTGGGGCTCCCCAGAGCAGG GACAGGCGAGAAGCGCGCAGGACCTGGAGGTACCTGGAACTGTACATTGTGGCAGACCACACCCTG TTCTTGACCCAGCAGCGAAACTTGAACCACACCAAACAGCGTCTCCTGGAAGTCGCCAACTACGTGGACCAG CTTCTCAGGACTCTGGACATTCAGGTGGTGCTGACCGGTCTGGAAGTGTGGACCGAGCGGGACCTCAGCCGCGTCACGCAGGACGCCAACGCCACGCTCTGGGCCTTCCTGCAGTGGCGCCGGAGGCTGTGGGCGCAGCGGCCCCACGACTCCGCGCAGCTGCTCAC GGGCCGCGCCTTCCAGGGCGCCACAGTGGGCCTGGCGCCCGTCGAGGGCATGTGCCGCGCTGAGAGCTCGGGAGGCGTGAGCACG GACCACTCGGAGCTCCCCATTGGCGCCGCAGCCACCATGGCCCATGAGATCGGCCACAGCCTCGGCCTCAGCCACGACCTCGACGGCTGCTGCGTGGAGGCTGCGGCGGAGTCCGGAGGCTGCGTCATGGCTGCGGCCACCGG GCACCCGTTCCCGCGCGTGTTCAGCCCCTGCAGCCGCCGCCAGCTGCGCGCCTTCTTCCGCAAGGGGGGCGGCGCGTGCCTCTCTAATGCCCCGGACCCCGGACTCCCCGTGCTGCCCGCGCGCTGCGGGAACGGCTTCGTGGAGGCGGGCGAGGAGTGTGACTGCGGCTCTGGCCAG GAGTGCCGCGACCTCTGCTGCTTTGCTCACAACTGCTCGCTGCGCCCGGGGGCCCAGTGCGCCCACGGGGACTGCTGCATGCACTGCCTG CTGAAGCCGGCTGGAGCGCTGTGCCGCCAGGCCATGGGCGACTGTGACCTCCCTGAGTTCTGCACGGGCATCTCCTCCCACTGTCCCCCAGACGTTTACCTACTGGACGGCTCACCCTGCGCCAGGGGCAGTGGCTACTGCTGGGATGGCGCATGTCCCACGCTGGAGCAGCAGTGCCAGCAGCTCTGGGGGCCTG GCTCCCATCCAGCCCCCGAGGCCTGTTTCCAGGTGGTGAACTCTGCGGGAGATGCCCATGGGAACTGCGGCCAGGACAGCAAGGGCCACTTCCTGCCCTGCGCAGGGAG GGATGCCCTGTGTGGGAAGCTACAGTGCCAGGGCGGAAAGCCCAGCCTGCTCATACAGCACATGGTGCCAGTGGATTCCACCGTTCACCTAGATGGCCATGAAGTGACCTGTCGGGGAGCACTGGCACTCCCTGGTGCCCAGCTGGACCTGCTTGGCCTGGGCATGGTAGAACCAGGCACCCAGTGTGGACCTAGAATG GTGTGCCAGAGTAGGCGCTGCGAGAACACCGCCTTCCAGGAGCTGCATCGCTGCCTGACTGCCTGCCACAGCCATGGG GTTTGCAATAGCAACCATAactgccactgtgctccaggctgggctCCACCCTTCTGTGACAACCCAGGCTTTGGTGGCAGCACGGACAGCGGCCCTGTGCAGCCTGAAA ACCGTGACACCTTCCTGCTGGCCATGCTCCTCAGCGTCCTGCTGCCTCTGCTCCCAGGGGCTGGCCTGGCCTGGTGTTGCTACCGACTCCCAGGAGCCCATCTGCAGCGAtgcagctggggctgcaggaggGACCCTGCGTGCAGTGG GCCCAAGGATGGCCCACACAGGGACCACCCCCTGGGCGGCGTTCACCCCATGGAGTTGGGCCCCACAGCCACTGGACAGCCCTGGGCCCTGG GCCCCGAGAACTCTCATGAGCCCAGCAGCCACCCTGAGAAGCCTGTGGCCCGCAGTCCCGCCTGA